A region of the Clostridium estertheticum subsp. estertheticum genome:
AACTTGCTAAATACAATATTAAAAGTAGTCTTAAATCAATAATAATTTTTTACTGTATTTTCATAGCTGTACTATTTACAACTATAAATAGTACAGGAATCAGTATTAGTGGAATTGAATTTTCATCCATGATATTTCTATTTGTTATGGGGTTAAACTTGTTTAAAGAAAATTTTTATTTTAGTCAAGCTAACAATATACCTAGAACAGATTATTTTAAATCTTTAGTTATAACTATTCTACCAATAGCTTTAGGTATGTCTATAATAGATGTGATATTAAATATAATATATAATATATTTTTGGGTGGCCCAACAATTTATGATATGGCTTATGGTAACTTTCCACATGGGTATAATTATGAAAGTATACCAGTATGGATACAAAATAATAGCATAGGAACATTAGTTGGAACAGATACATTCCTATTTGCTCTTTATATCCTTGCATTTGCAATAGGATTATTAATTACTATGATATTTTATAAGTGTAACAAAACAATGAAAATCCTAATATTTTTAAGCCCTATAGCTATTGAAGCTATAGGGGGAAGTGTTATATACAATTTTCCAGAGTTTGGAGAGAAATCAGGGATTTTTATTGACAATATATTGGGGATAAGTACAAAAAACTCATATATTTGTGTTATAACATTTATATTTTTATTCATAATAACAATGTGTTTTGTTTATATAATTATTAGAAGAGTTGTGGTTAAAAAAGCTTAAAACAATAAAAGCTGTGAAATTAAGTTTCGCAGCTTATACTATATAAGGTTTATATAAATTGTTTTTTAGAATTATACAAAGACCTATAACCTAAGTTTAATGATAGAAAAACGGTTGTACAGACAGAACAACAAATTGCAATCATAATGGCTATTTGGTACATAATTGCTGTAGTAGGTAATGTACCAGAGAGCATTTGTCCAGTCATCATTCCGGGTAAAAAGATTATACCCATTCCAAGCATTGAGTTTATTGTAGGAATTAATGCTGTTTCGAAAGCATTATTAGCAAATGGCTTCAATATATTTTTTGGTTCCACACCTAAATTTAGCAAAGTATTAATTTTATTCTTTTCTTTGCTTATATCATCCATGAAGGTTTTTATCGCAATATTTACTCCAGTCATAGCGTTACCAATAATCATACCAGCGAGTGGTATAGTGTATTGGGGGTTAAATATGGATTTACCAACAACTACTGTGACAAAGAAGAGTAAAACAAAAAGTCCAGAAAATGCTAAAGAAACCCCAATTGCAATTTTAAAATTATTGTTTAAGTCTTCTCTACTTTTAATTACTCGATGTATAGAAAATATTATCATAATTATTAAAAAAACTACAGTAAATAAGGGATTGGGATTACTAAAGACATATTGAAGTATGTAACCAACAATTATAAGTTGAATCGTCATTCTTAAACTCGCGACTAAAAGAAGTTTTGTTTGAGTAACTTTTGATTTTTTCATAATTAAAAGTACTATAATTAATAGTAGATAAATAAGTAGAAAGTTGGAAATACTTAGTTTTACAATGCCTTCCATATTTACATCTCCTTAATTATTTCAATTTTATTTTCGCAAAATTCTTCAACAATAGTTTTATTGTGGCTTACAATTACAATTTCAATATTTTTAGTCTTGCAGAAATCAATTATATTTTTCATTACCCTATGCCCAGTTATTTCATCTAAAGCTGATGTTGGCTCATCTAGCAATATAACTTTTGGACATAATGATAAAAAAATTGATATATAAACTCGTTGACGTTCTCCACCTGAAAGGGTATAGGCTGGTTGGTTAAGAGAAACATTTACGCAACAGAGCCGAGTTATGTAATCTATGTAATCACTGCTTGGCATAGTTTTTTGTCTTAATGAATAAAAAGTTTTGAAATTGTCTATTATGCTCTCGTTAAAAAGAAAAGGTTCTTGAGAAACTAGGCTTACTTCGCGGCGTAAATTAATGGGTTCATATGTGTCAATTGAAAGCCCTTTATATAATAATTCACCAGAATCTCCATTAATAGATTGGTTTAATAACTTTAAAAATGTACTTTTGCCAGAGCCGCTATCCCCAACAATAAAGTTAATTTTGCCTTTTTTTATTTTTATATTATTGTAAGTTAGATTGGTATTGTATATAAGGTTACTGGCCTCAAATAATAGTTCATTCATTATAATTCCTTCTTTATTGGTGTTTATTTTTTTCATTTAAGTCTATTATAACATTTAATGAATAGCTTATAAATTAATACACAATAGTCTCGGTTTTTTAAATCTTATAGTAACAATTGATTAAATTAAATATATAGTGAAATTTGACCATTAAAATGCAATAAAAGGTTAATTTTATAAGATTATTTAAAAAAAATTTATTATGGGTTATACTATTAAGTAAAGAAAAATATTTTAAGGGAGAACAGGTATGAATAAAAAAGCTTATTCAGATATTACATATCCAATACTTGAAATAAACCTAAAAAAAGTATATGAAAATGTGGAAAGCATTGTAGAGTTATGTAACAATCAAGGCATAAGTGTTGCTGGAGTGGTTAAGGGGTTTAATGCAATACCTGAGGTATCTATGCAATTTGTAAATGCAGGGTGTACATATATAGCAAGTTCAAGAATGGATCAAATAATTAAATTAAAGGAATATGGGTTAAATAAACCCTTTATGATGCTTAGAATTCCAATGTTTAGTGAAATAAAAAAACTAGTTGAATTTGCACAGGTTAGTTTAAATTCTGAAATGGAAACACTTAATATGATCCAAAAGGAATGTGAATTGCAAGGGAAAAAGCATAAGGTAATTTTAATGATTGACCTTGGCGATTTAAGAGAAGGTGTATATGACCAAGATGAAATTATTAACTTAGCAATGCACGTAGAAAACCATCTTAAAAATGTTGAATTGTATGGGATTGGAACAAACCTAGGGTGTTATGGAGCTATAGTTCCAACAATTGAAAATTTAGGAAGGCTCTGCAGTATTGCTGAAATAATTGAAAGTAAAATAAAAAGAAGACTTGATATAATTTCTGGAGGTGCTACAAGTTCGCTACCGTTAATAATAGATGGTAAAATGCCTAAGAGGATAAATAATTTAAGAGTAGGAGAAGGAATACTAGTGGCAGAGGATTTAGAAAAATTCTGGGGATATGATATGAAGCATATGCATAAGGATACCTTTGTACTAAAGGCACAGATTGTTGAAATAAAAGATAAACCTACACATCCTATTGGAGAAGTATTTATTGATGCTTTTGGGAGTAAACCAACTTATGAGGATAATGGTATAAGGAAAAGAGCCCTGCTTGCAGTGGGAAAACAGGATTTTGGATTACATGATAAGCTAATTCCACAAAAACAAGGTGTTAAAATTATAGGAAGCAGTTCTGATCACTTAATTGTAGACATTGAAGATTGTGATATAGAACCTAAATTAGGGGATATACTTGGCTTTTTAATGTATTACCCACCAATGATGTATTTAACTGAAAATCCTAGCATCCCAAAGGTTTTTATATAAAAACCTTTGGGATAGCAAATGATATATATTGACACGAAAAAATATATATGGTAATCTTAAAAAAATCTCTTTGCACTGCATACAAATCTACAGTACAAACTGAGCAGGCGATGAACTTTAAAAAAGTTCGTGGGGCTGGGCCTAAAAGGCAACAGGATGGTTATATACCTGTGGGACAGTTTATTGTTCTACGGTTTTTTTATACCCATTTCTAGAACATATCTGAAGATTGAAAGGCAAAAGAGTTACAAGCGATTCAGAATATCAAAGGAAGATAATGATAATTTTTCAACTATTGTGGGTACAATAAAAGATGGTAGACAAATTTATGATAATATAAGAAAAGGGGTATGAAAATATGAGTTCTTCATCAAGTTCATCTAACGGCAATCGTTATAGAAGAGGAAATAATGGAAGTAATCACTATCAGAAAAAAGGGTTTTTAGGAAACTTATTTAACATGAGTGGTTCGAGAAGTAGATCTAACCGCAACTATAATAACAATAATAATTATGAAAATAATAATTTACCTATTAATAATCAACCTATGGGAAATCAAAATGGTATAATTTGTAGGAAGTGTAATGCTCAAATACCAACGGGTTCAAAATTTTGTTTAGAATGTGGAGAAAAGGTTAATAATGTATTATTTTGCAAGGACTGCGGGGAGAAACTACCTTCAAATGCTAAGTTTTGCCTTAAATGTGGAAAAGGAATAAACGAGTAGAAACATGTGGCCACTTAGTCGCAAAAAATATTTTGGGAAACAGGTTGGGAAATATATCATTGAAAAACCAATTGGTGAAGGAAGATATGGAGTGTGTTTTCTCGCAAAAACAGATATTTACGATAAGGTCGTTATTAAAAAATTTAAAAAGAGCATTTTTAAAAGAAAGCTAGATAGTAATGTGTATGAAGCGGTTATATTATCAAAACTTAGCGATAATGGAATCCCAGAGTTTTTAGGAGTTATAAATCAAAAAGGCTTTTATGCATTTGTTTTGGAATTTAAAAATGGATTCACTGTAGAGGATCTTCTTTTTAAATATAAGTACAAATTTACTAATAAAGAATTTTTTGATATAGGGTTTAAATTGATTAAGCTTATAACATATATTCATGGAAATGGTGTAGTTCATAGGGATATAAGAATACCAAATGTTTTGATAGATAAAGGAGAAATATATCTTATTGACTTTGGCTTGGCAAGATGGGCAGATAACAATAAATATCCCTATGATTTAGATTTTTCTTATTTAGGTGAGTTTTTACTATATTTACTTTACTCTTCATTTGAAACAAAAGAAAAGCATAAAAAATTACCTTGGTATAAGGAATTAAATCTGACAAATAAACAAAAGTTGTTTTTAAAAAAATTATTAGGACTTGAGAAAGTCTATAAAAATATTGAGGATATTAAAATGGATTTTTCAAATGTGTTTGGAGTTTAAACTATTATTAAACAAATGTTAATATTTATGAGATTTACAAGGGGGAATTATATTATGCAAACAAGAGTGCTATTTGGATTTTTAGGTTGGGTAACAGTTATATGTTTTGGTATAGCAATTTCAAATTATTTCGTGAAGTTTATTAACA
Encoded here:
- a CDS encoding protein kinase family protein; translated protein: MWPLSRKKYFGKQVGKYIIEKPIGEGRYGVCFLAKTDIYDKVVIKKFKKSIFKRKLDSNVYEAVILSKLSDNGIPEFLGVINQKGFYAFVLEFKNGFTVEDLLFKYKYKFTNKEFFDIGFKLIKLITYIHGNGVVHRDIRIPNVLIDKGEIYLIDFGLARWADNNKYPYDLDFSYLGEFLLYLLYSSFETKEKHKKLPWYKELNLTNKQKLFLKKLLGLEKVYKNIEDIKMDFSNVFGV
- a CDS encoding ABC transporter permease, producing the protein MEGIVKLSISNFLLIYLLLIIVLLIMKKSKVTQTKLLLVASLRMTIQLIIVGYILQYVFSNPNPLFTVVFLIIMIIFSIHRVIKSREDLNNNFKIAIGVSLAFSGLFVLLFFVTVVVGKSIFNPQYTIPLAGMIIGNAMTGVNIAIKTFMDDISKEKNKINTLLNLGVEPKNILKPFANNAFETALIPTINSMLGMGIIFLPGMMTGQMLSGTLPTTAIMYQIAIMIAICCSVCTTVFLSLNLGYRSLYNSKKQFI
- a CDS encoding alanine racemase, giving the protein MNKKAYSDITYPILEINLKKVYENVESIVELCNNQGISVAGVVKGFNAIPEVSMQFVNAGCTYIASSRMDQIIKLKEYGLNKPFMMLRIPMFSEIKKLVEFAQVSLNSEMETLNMIQKECELQGKKHKVILMIDLGDLREGVYDQDEIINLAMHVENHLKNVELYGIGTNLGCYGAIVPTIENLGRLCSIAEIIESKIKRRLDIISGGATSSLPLIIDGKMPKRINNLRVGEGILVAEDLEKFWGYDMKHMHKDTFVLKAQIVEIKDKPTHPIGEVFIDAFGSKPTYEDNGIRKRALLAVGKQDFGLHDKLIPQKQGVKIIGSSSDHLIVDIEDCDIEPKLGDILGFLMYYPPMMYLTENPSIPKVFI
- a CDS encoding ABC transporter ATP-binding protein → MNELLFEASNLIYNTNLTYNNIKIKKGKINFIVGDSGSGKSTFLKLLNQSINGDSGELLYKGLSIDTYEPINLRREVSLVSQEPFLFNESIIDNFKTFYSLRQKTMPSSDYIDYITRLCCVNVSLNQPAYTLSGGERQRVYISIFLSLCPKVILLDEPTSALDEITGHRVMKNIIDFCKTKNIEIVIVSHNKTIVEEFCENKIEIIKEM
- a CDS encoding zinc ribbon domain-containing protein; this encodes MSSSSSSSNGNRYRRGNNGSNHYQKKGFLGNLFNMSGSRSRSNRNYNNNNNYENNNLPINNQPMGNQNGIICRKCNAQIPTGSKFCLECGEKVNNVLFCKDCGEKLPSNAKFCLKCGKGINE